GCACATGGGCAGGGTCATGGCGTGGTCCTGGGTGCCGCGGTGCAGCCCCAGCTCAGCCAGAGCGGCCACAACCTTGTCCCGTGCCTCGAAGCGATGGACGCCCTGGGGACACACATGGGGACGTGGGGATGGACATAGGGACACACATGGGGATGGACATAGGGACAACACATGGGGATGAACACAGGGACACACATGGGGACACGGGGATGGACATAGGGACACACATGGGATGGACATAGGGACACACATGGGGACACGGGGATGGACATAGGGACAGACATGGGAtggacacagggacacacatggggacatggggatggacATAGGGACACACATGGGGATGGGCATAGGGACACACACAGGGACACGGGGATGGACATAGGACACACATGGGGATGGACATAGGGACacacatggggacatggggatggacATAGGGACacacatggggacatggggatggacATAGGGACacacatggggacatggggatggacATAGGGACAGACAACGGGGATGGACATAGGGACACACATGGGGATGGACATAGGACAGACACGGGGATGGACATAGGGACACACATGGGGATGGACATAGGGACAGACACGGGATggacacaggcacacacacagggGCACACATGGGGACACGGGGACGAGCAGTACCTGGAGCCACCCCCGCCCGGGGGGCTCATGGTGCCATCGTCCCCAATGacagagagcaggggcagcccctGGGCCCGGGCCAGCACCAGGTCACGGGGACTGTGCCCCGGGGTCACCTTCACCGCGCCTGTGGGGGGACCCCATTGATACCTCTGAGCCCATTGACACCCCCCGtcccaccccagcccagctcccagtCCTAGCCCCATACTGGTCCCAGTACCGGTGCCTCGGCTGGGCTCCACGGACGGGTCGGTGACgatgggcaggagctgcccccgTGAACGGGTGCCGGACCCGGCGGCCATGGAGGTGCTGGGGAAAGGGGCGGAATCACGGCGGGCACAAGCGCCGCCGGCCACGCACTGTCCCTTTAAGAGCACCCGGCCCCCACCCCTCCACAAGCCCCGCCTACTTGCCCTTATATGGACGCATCCATTCATACAGGCGACGCGCCAAAGCAGCTCAACAACCAATAACTGCGAGGCACTTGCTGCTGAAGCACGCCCCCCATAAACCANNNNNNNNNNNNNNNNNNNNNNNNNNNNNNNNNNNNNNNNNNNNNNNNNNNNNNNNNNNNNNNNNNNNNNNNNNNNNNNNNNNNNNNNNNNNNNNNNNNNNNNNNNNNNNNNNNNNNNNNNNNNNNNNNNNNNNNNNNNNNNNNNNNNNNNNNNNNNNNNNNNNNNNNNNNNNNNNNNNNNNNNNNNNNNNNNNNNNNNNTTGGAAAAGGGGGTTTTGGCGTCcaattttggggtgaaaaagaaggggttttggggtgaaaaGGGGGGTTTTGGGGTCCAATTTTGGTGTGAAAAAGGAggggttttggggtgaaaaaggaggggttttggggtgaaaaagggGGGTTTGGGGTCcaattttggggtgaaaaagggGGGTTTTGGGGGCTCTGACCTTGCTGCAGGTGCAGCCCCTCGGGGGGGCAGCGCAGGAGCCGGGCAGCGGCCGCTCGGGCTTCGGCCTCGCTGCGTGCCACGACCCAGAGGCCAGCAGGGGGCGCCGGAGGGGGCCCCCGCACTCGGTAGGCGGGGACCCGGTGACCCCACCAGAGCTGCCGGGAGAGGCACCAGTCCCTGCGGGGGGACAAGGAGAGGGGGCAGTGGGGTacgggtgtggggtgtggggtagggggtatgggatatggggtatggggtatggggtatggggtatggggtacatggtatgggatatggggtaggGGGTATGGGGTAGGGGGTGTGGGACATAGGATACGGGATATGGGGTATGAGATATGGGGTACGAGATATGGGGTACatggtatgggatatggggtatggggtgtggggtacACGGTATGGGGTacgggatatgggatatggggtaggGGGGATATGGGATATGCGGTATAGTGATGGGGcgtggggtatgggatatggggtatgggatacgGGGTAGGGCGGATATGGGGGATATGGGATATGCGGTATAGtgatggggtatggggtatggggacGCTTTTCCTTACCCCACATTATCCATCCAGGTTTTCCAATTCTTCTCATGGAATTTGGGGATGAGTTGGAGGCGTCCGGATGTCActgcctggggaagggggatgaaagaggggagaagggGTCACACAGGCAGGGTTCGGGGGTGTCTCCCCCATATCCCcaatcccatatcccataccacataccccacatcccataccccatatcccatgcCCCACATCCCCTACCCCacatccccatatccccatgtccctgtcACCTCCCGGGCCCGTGCTGCCATCTCCCGGCACCGCAGGAACCATTGGCTCTTCAGCAGGTACTCAACGACGTCCCCAGAGCGGCTGCGGGGACACCAGGGTCACCccgatgggatgggatggggatgggatggggatgggatgggattggggatgggatggggatggggatggaggtacctGCACATGGGCAGGGTCATAGCGTGGTCCTGGGTGCCGCGGTGCAGCCCCAGCTCAGCCAGAGCGGCCACAACCTTGTCCCGTGCCTCGAAGCGATGGACGCCCTGGGGACACACATGGGGACGTGGGATGGACATAGGGACACACATGGGGACATGGAGATGGACATAGGGACACACATGGGGATGGACATAGGGACagacatggggacatggggatgaaCATAGGGACagacatggggacatggggatggacATAGGGACACCCATGGGGACATGGGATGGACATAGGGACagacatggggacatgggatGGACATAGGGACAGACATGGGGATGGACATAGGGACAGAcatgggggacatggggatggacATAGGGACACACATGGGGATGGACATAGGGACacacatggggacatggggatggacATAGGGACACACATGGGGAtggacacagggacacacatGGGGACACGAGGATGGACATAGGGACACACATGGGGAtggacacagggacacacatggggacatggggatggacATAGGGACACACATGGGGAtggacacagggacacacacaGGGACACGGGATGGACATAGGGACACACATGGGAtggacacagggacacacatggggacatggggatggacATAGGGACACACATGGGGACGGACATAGGGACACACATGGGGATGGACATAGGGACAGACACGGGGATGGACACAGGCAATACACAGGGACAcacatggggacacagggacgaGCAGTACCTGGAGCCACCCCCCGCCCGGGGGGGCTCATGGTGCCATCGTCCCCAATGACAGAGAGCAGGGCAGCCCCTGGGCCCGGGCCAGCACCAGGTCACGGGGACTGTGCCCCGGGGTCACCTTCACCGCACCTGTGGGGGGACCCCATTGATACCTCTGAGCCCATTGACACCCCCCGtcccaccccagcccagctcccagtCCTAGCCCCATACTGGTCCCAGTACCGGTGCCTCGGCTGGGCTCCACGGAGGGGTCGGTGACgatgggcaggagctgccccgTGAACGGGTGCCGGACCCGGCGGCCATGGAGGTGCTGGGGAAAGGGGCGGAATCACGGCGGGCACAAGCGCCGCCGGCCACGCACTGTCCCTTTAAGAGCACCCGGCCCCCACCCCTCCACAAGCCCCGCCTACTTGCCCTTATATGGACGCATCCATTCATACAGGCGACGCGCCAAAGCAGCTCAACAACCAATAACTGCGAGGCACTTGCTGCTGAAGCCACGCCCCCCATAAACCACGCCCCCATAAACCAcgcccccttcccccccaaGCCCCGCCCCTCACCGTGTACCGCGGGTCCTCGGGGTGCACGGCCACGGCCACGTCCCCCAGCATCGTCTCCGGCCGCGTCGTGGCCACCGGTAGCTCCAGGCCTGAACACGCCAAGGACATGGGACGCACACACGTGTCAGAGCATGATGGGGCAGCCCAAGGGTGAcgggggcacggggggggggCCCATCGATCACTCACCGTCCCCCCCCCTCCACGGGGTAAGCGAAGGTGACAAGGAGGCCGAAGgtgatgggatggggacagccgGGGACACGGAGCGCCGTGGGGCCCGTCAGGGAGCGGGGGTTCTACCTGCATGGAGATGGGGGGGCTGGGACACCACGGGGGCCCCCCCAAGGAGCCTTTGGGGCCCCTTTAGGGAGCCTTTGGGGCCGCACTCGCCTCCACATCAGCCAGGGCGGAGCGCAGGGCACAGGACCAGGTGACGAGGCGGCGGGTCGCGGTGAATCAGCCCGGCCTCGTGCAGGCGCACGAAGGCTTCGATCACCGCCCGTGAGAAGCCCTGGGGGGACGTGATGGGGACACGTCATTGGGGACACAGTGGGGATACAGTGGGGACACAAAGAGGGCACGATGGGGACACAAAGGGGGCACGATGGGGACACATTGAGGAGGCATTGGGGACGTGATGGGGTGACGATGGGGGCACGATGGGGACGCGATGGGGACACATTGAGGAGGCATTGGGGATGCGATGGGGTGACAATGGGGACACGATGGGGACGCAATGGGGTGACAATGGGGACACGATGGGGGCACTAAGGGGGTGCAATTGGGACACAATGGGGACACAAAAGGGGCACGATGGGGACACATTGAGGAGGCATTGGGGACGCGATGGGTGATGATGGGGGCATGATGGGGACGCGATGGGGTGACAATGGGGACATGATGGGGGCACGATGAGGGTGTGATTGGGACACAATGGGGACACAAAAGGGGCACGATGGGGGCACACTGAGGAGGCATTGGGGATGCGATGGGGTGACAATGGGGACACGAAGGGGGCACAAAGGAGACGGGCTGGGGACGTGAAGGAGACACGATGGGGACACATTGGGGACACACTGGGGATGCATTGGGGACACGTTGATGGGGACACAAAGGGGGCACGATGGGGACACAAAGGGGGCACAATGGGGACACATTGAGGAGGCATTGGGACGCGATGGGGTGACAATGGGGACACGATGGGGGCACTAAGGGGGCGCGATTGGGACACATTGGGGACACAATGGGGACATAAAAGGGGCACAATGGGGACACATTGAGGAGACATTGGGGACACGATGGGGACACGATGGCGTGACGATGGGGGCACAAAGGGGGCACAAAGGGGGCACAAAGGGGCACAAAGGGGGCACAAAGGGGGCACAAAGGGGGCACAAAGGGGGCACAAAGGGGGCACAAAGGGGGCAAGGGGCACAAAGGGGGCACAAAGGGGGCACAAAGGGACGGGCTGGGGATGTGAAGGAGACACGATGGGGACACATTGGGGACATACTGGGAATGCATTGGGGACACGTCAATGGGGACAGGATGGGGACACACTGAGGACACGATGGGGACGCAGTGGGGTGACAATGGGGGCATGATGGGGACACATTGGGGACACGCTGGGGACGTGAAGGAGACACGATGGGGACACATTGGGGACACGTCGATGGGGACACAATGGGGACACAGTGGGGACACagtggggatgctgtgggggtTCCCAATGTACCGGGTCCATGGTGAAGGCACAGCGGCTCCAGTCCAATGAAGCCCCCAGCGCCCGAAGCTGCTGCAGGATCTCATCCCCATACCTGGACCaagtggggtggggggaacaCATGGCTTTGGGGTGACAATGTCACCTCATACACCCCATTGTCACCCCCCCACGTCACCATTGTCCCCCACCCTTTCCCCAACCTCCAGACTGTTACAGGCCAAACCTCTCCAGGAACTGGGAACGGGTCAAATCCTGGGCGTAAGCGCCGGTGCTGCATAACCAGCGTTCCACTGCCTGGGGACAtcaatggggacaatggggagGCTGTTTGGGACACTGGGGACAATGTGGGAGGGTGGCTCACCTGGGTGGCAATGCCAGCATGGTCAGTACCCGGCACCCAGAGCACGGTCCAGCCCTGCATCCTCCGCCTGAAACAGCACcaaacagcacccatgggtgcccccaaGCCCCCCCCCAACACACCCCTTATGGGTGCCCCCAGGCCCCCATCCCCACTGACCAGCGCACGAGGGCATCCTGCAGAGCCACCGTCAGCGCGTGGCCGAGGTGCAAGGACCCGGTGACAttgggggggggcagcaccAGGCTCAGGACACGGCCCCCGGCTGGTgtctgttggggggggggaagaacaTGGGCTGAGACTGGGCCCAGCTCAGTGCAGGAATGCATTGAACCCCCATAGGAATGGGCTGAGACCGGGCACAGCTCAGTGCAGGAATGCACTGAACTCCATAGGAATGGGCTGAGACCGGGCACAGCTCAGTGCAGGAATGCATTGAACCCCATAGGAATGGGCTGAGACCAGGCACAGCTCAGTGCAGGAATGCATTGAACCCCCCATAGGAATGGGCTGACACCGGGCACAGCTCAGTGCAGGAATGCATTGAACCCCCCCATAGGAATGGGCTGAGACTGGGCCCAGCTCAGTGCAGGAATGCATTGAACCCCCCCATAGGAATGGGCTGAGACCGGGCACAGCTCAGTGCAGGAATGCATTGAACCCCCGTAGGAATGGGCTGAGACCGGGCCCAGCTCAGTGCAGGAATGCATTGAACCCCCCATAGGAATGGGCTGAGACTGGGCCCAGCTCAGTGCAGGAATGCATTGAACCCCATAGGAATGGGCTGAGACTGGGCACAGCTCAGTGCAGGAATGCATTGAACCCCCATAGGAATGGGCTGAGACCGGGCACAGCTCAGTGCAGGAGTGCATTGAACCCCATAGAGTTGCatttacccccccccccccagtgcctgTGCCCCACTCACCGATGCCGGGGGGGAGAAGAagccctcctgctcccaccagcTGTACCAGGCGGCCTCCACGTAGCGGGGGCTGTAGGAGGGGGGCAGCGGCACCCCCGTGGCTGTACCCCAAAGGTGTCATCGAGGGCAGTGCTCAGCACCCCCCCATCACCCATAGCCCCCCCATGTCACCCCATAACCCTCCCCACATCACCTATACCCCCCCATGTCACCCATAGCCCCCCTCATGTCACCCCCTCCGTACCCTTCTTGCCATCAGCTTCCAGGGGGTGCTCGTACTCCACGATGCTTTTGGGGGTCCAGCCTTTGGGGGGGGCTGTTGGCACCTGCCAGACCAGTATAAACCAATATAAACCAGTACAGGCCCATAGAAACCAGTATAGACCAGTACAAACCACTGTAGTATTACCAGTACAATAGTATATACTAGTACTATATAGGGCAATATAGGCTCATAG
The Lathamus discolor isolate bLatDis1 chromosome 6, bLatDis1.hap1, whole genome shotgun sequence DNA segment above includes these coding regions:
- the LOC136016437 gene encoding valine--tRNA ligase, mitochondrial-like, with amino-acid sequence MAAGSGTRSRGQLLPIVTDPSVEPSRGTGAVKVTPGHSPRDLVLARAQGLPLLSVIGDDGTMSPPGGGGSRASIASRHGTRLWPLWLSWGCTAAPRTTP